From Pedobacter aquae:
TATAACAGCCTTAAAAGTTTTACTAAAAGCACTTCTACTAACAAAACCACATTCCCAAGCTAAAGCTTCTATTGTGCTTTCGCACAAAAAGCCCTCTTGTATTAATTTTATTGCATGCTCCATTCTTAATTTATTACGATAGGCAGCAAAACTTAAATTATAGTGCTGATTTAAAAAATATGATAAATGATGAATAGGTATTTCAAGATAGCTTGCCAAAACATTAATATCAAAGTTTTGTGATAGATATAACTGTTCATTTTCAAACTTATTGAGCTTATCCTTAAAGATTTCTATATCTAAACCGAATTTTATTTTATCATCCTCAGATTTACAAATCTTCAATGCCTGAACATCATTTTTTAAACCTTCTAGCTGTACTTTAGCCTCAAAAAAACCATATAAAGTATTGGGAAAATAAAAAGGAAGTGCCGATAAGAGTATAAAGCCAACAAATAATACTGTTAAGATTTTTGAATAATGAACGCCTATTATAACGAGACTTAGAGGATAGCAATTTTGCAACACCAAAAGAAAAGTAGAAAACACTATAGCAGATAAAACTATAAGAAAACTCAAAATCCATTTATTAGTAGTTTTTTGATGCTTCTCTAAACCTTTATTTAGTAAAAGAGGCATAAATTTGATCCAAATTAAGGCAAGAGCAAACAGAGACCAAGTATAACGTATCAAAAAATGCTCTTTTAAAGCAAACAGTCCATATTGCTTTTCAAATCTATCTGCCGGATTTAAAATAGCATCATTGATGATAGCTATTTTTTCTGTAGCTGGTTTTAAGGAGAATAAGAAAACATCTAGCAATGCTAAAAGAAAAGGAATAAAAAGGAGTATATATGATGCCTTCCAAGTAATACTTTTATCTAAGATGCATTTAAAATAGAAGAATATAACCACATGCATTAATGCATAAATGGGTAGTGGCCAAACGTAAAACCAAGGTAAATCTTTTAAATACCCAGCTTCAATAACAAAACCTTGAAGCGAATATAAAAATACAATGAAAAAGAAAATTGATAGTAAAGAATTGGCTTTTTTATCGCCCGCTTTTCTCAGTAATAGGATAGAAACCTTTACTAAACTTAATACAGCAACAATGATTAAAACTGAACTAAAGAAACCCATTAAGCCTTATTATTTTGATTATCAGCAGATTAAAAACTAAAAACATCACTTTAAAAAGAGATATTTTATGCTACGATTTTAATCAAAATAAAAAGGGGCTTTCTCCCTTAAATTAGGCATACCCTTTTAATGTAATCTAAACATTACAAAAGGGAGTCTTAAGAAACCATCACTTTTTTCATTATTTCATCAACGCTTAACTGCTCTTGGGTGCCGCTTTGCATGGTTTTGAAAGTCAATTTTCCGCTTTGCATTTCATCGCCACCAATAACAATAACATAGGGAATGTTTTTGTCATTAGCATATTGCATTTGCTTTTTAATTTTAGCTCCAAATGGGTAAAGCTCTGCATGAATATTTTGTGCTCTTAATGACGCCAGGAGCGGTAAAGCGTATTTTTCTTCTTCTTTACCAAAAACACATATCAAAACTTTGGTGCTTTCTTGTGTAGTATGAGGGAAAAGGTTTAACTCTTCTAAAACGTCATAAATTCTATCGGCACCAAAAGAAATACCAGCACCAGTGAGGTTTTGTAAACCAAACATCCCGGTAAGGTCATCATACCTGCCGCCGCCACCAATAGAACCCATAGCAACTTCGTTGGTTTTAACTTCAAAAATACAGCCTGTGTAATAATTTAAGCCACGGGCAAGTGTTAAATCGAGTTCAATTTTAGCTTTGTTGAGCTTAAAACTAGCTAGGTAATCAAATACTTCTCTTATTTCTGCAATACCTTTTAAACCACTATCTGATGCTTCTAAAATAGTATCTAATTGCGCTAATTTTTCTTCGTTAGAGCCAGCTAATAATATGACAGGTTTAAGCGTTTGCAAATCTTCGGCTGTAAAGCCTTTGCTTAGAAGCTCTTTTTCTACCCCTTCTAAGCCAATTTTATCTAGTTTATCTATCGCAACTGTTAAATCAACAATTTGTGATGGTTTGCCAATAAGTTCTGCAATGCCGGTTAAAATTTTTCGGTTATTGATTTTGATGGTGAAATCTGTTAAGCCTAGCTTGCTTAAAGCTTCATCGTAAATGCAAATAAACTCGGCTTCATTAAGTAAAGAGTTTGAGCCAACCACATCGGCATCACATTGGTAAAACTCGCGGTAACGCCCTTTTTGTGGTCTATCCGCCCGCCATACGGGCTGTATCTGGAATCTTTTAAAAGGAAAAGCTATTTCGTTTTGATGCATCACCACGTACCTGGCAAATGGTACGGTTAAATCATATCTTAAGGCTTTTTCTGAGATTAGTGGTAATAAGTTTTTAGATGATAACTCTTCGCCTTTTTGCTTTAAGCCATCCGCTTTAAGCATATAATCTCCACTATTCAAGATTTTGAAAATCAATTTATCGCCTTCATCGCCATATTTACCGGTTAAAGTATCTAAGTTTTCCATCGTCGGCGTTTGTATTTCTTGGTAGCCAAACTTTTTGAAAACGCTTTTAATGGTATCGTAAATATGGTTTCTACGAATCATTTCTACCGGACCAAAATCTCTTGTACCTTTTGGGATGGATGCTTTAATACTTGCCATGCGGCAAAAATAGAAAAAAAGCTTTAGGAAAGCACAGGCCTAAGCCGATGTTGTTTTACTTCAACATATCAGAAAAATACCATTTATCTATGATATTTTGTCTTTCTGCTGGTGTGAGTTTATAAAATTCTGGATTTTTCTTGATGAAAGTTTTAAGTGCATTTAACTGGTTAAACCAGATTTTGGCATAATCGCCGCCGTTTTTCATTCCGTATTTATTTAGAAACTCGGCATAACTTTTCTCATTTTTAAGAATTTTAGCCTCATTAGCCTCTAATTCTTTTACGGCTTCCTTTGAAACCGGAAGTTTAAAATCGACCTTTTTACTTTCAAATTCTTTTCTTGCTTTAAGGTAAGACATAAAGCTTTCATCCTGATTAAGATAGTAATAAAAGTATTTGATGTCTTTTTCCTGCTTTTGAGCAAAAACTTGTAAGCCTGCAAATAAGAATAATAGTAAAATGAGATTTTTCATTAAAGCGCTATTTTTTACAATGCTAAAGCTTTTACTTACTTAATTCTTGCAAAAGTTTTTCACATTGTGTGTAAACCAAATCAAAAACAAGGGGAAATTCTTCGTCGTTATAATAAGGGTCTGGCACAAAACCATCAGGAATAAAGAGCTTTACTTTTTCTTCTTGTTCAGGCGTTTTGGCTTGTGCTATAACATCGCGGTAGTTTTGCTTATCCATCACCAAAATAAGATCAAAAGTCTCAAAATCTGCAGAGCTAAATTGCCTTGCTCTTTGGTTGGTAATATCTATGCCGTTTGCTTTAGCTACTGCAATAGAACGTCTATCTGGCTGGCAACCAATATGCCAAGAACCTGTACCGGCCGAGTCTATTTCCCATTTAAAACCTTTTTGTTTAACCAAATCCTCCATCACGCCATGGGCTAAAGGCGATCTGCAGATATTGCCTAAACAAACCATTAAAATTTTCATAAAAGCTTTACTTATAATTTACAAGAAGTTCTTTCTTTAAGAACTATGAAGTGTGGCAAGGTTTGTAGTTTACTTTTAATTTGTAGGGTATCCTGATGTTTTTTAAGCATCAAAAAATCATACTCAAACTTTCCAAAGCGGTAGCAACTGTTCTCGGGCTTATACTTGTAATCTTGGTTTACAAAAGCTCCGTTAAGTTTCAAAGTATCGGCTACAACAGTGTATGTTCCTTTTACATACTCTCTCCATGTATCGGTATTATAACACTCGCCACCATATAAATTTACTTTAGAGTGGGTGTTTATCTGGAGGTAAAAAGAATCGCAAGTAAATTTAAATTGATATTGCTCGTAATTAACCAATTGGTTTTTAAGCGGGATGCTATCTTCTGTCCAGCTACCTTGTAAAAAAGCATCTCCTGCACTAGGTACTTGCTCATTAAAAGAACATGCTTGTAGAGAAATAAAAAATACGGCATACAGTACCCTAGATTTATGATATCCTATCATCATCTCATTAAAAAACCCAACCGTAAAATTTAGCATGTATTTGTACTTTTTATAAAAGCAGAGGCTTTTTCAAACCTCTGCTGTATGAAATTACTTATGTAACTATTTAAGCGAGCCCACCATATCTTCTGGCTTAACCCACTCTGTAAACTGCTCGCTGGTTAATAAACCAAGCTCTACAGCAGCTTCGCGTAATGTTTTATTTTCTTTATGCGCCTTTTTAGCAATTTTAGCAGCATTTTCATAACCAATATATGGGTTTAAAGCGGTAACCAACATTAAAGAGTTTTCTAAATGCTTTTTAATTTCTGGTAAGTTAGGCTCTATACCAACCGCACAATTGTTATTGAAAGATACGCAAGCATCTCCAATTAAACGGGCAGATTGCAATACGTTAGACGCTATTACAGGTTTGAAAACGTTAAGCTCGAAATGTCCATTTGAACCTCCAAAAGAAACGGCTACATCATTACCTATAACTTGTGCACAAACCATTGTTAAAGCCTCTGGCTGTGTTGGGTTTACTTTACCTGGCATAATAGAAGAACCTGGTTCATTATCTGGGATAATGATTTCGCCAATGCCGCATCTTGGGCCAGAGCTTAACATCCTCACATCATTACCTATCTTCATTAAAGAAACTGCCGCTCTTTTTAATGCTCCTGATAATTCTACCATAGCATCATGTGCTGCTAAAGCTTCAAATTTATTAGGCGCTGTTACAAAAGGTAAACCTGTTAAATCTGCAATATGTTTAGCTACCAAAACATCATAACCTTTTGGTGTATTTAAGCCTGTACCAACTGCTGTGCCACCTAAAGCCAACTCTTTTACTGCCTCTAAAGCTTGCTTAACAGTTTTTATGCTATTGGTAAGCTGTTGCGCATAACCAGAAAACTCTTGCCCTAAGGTTAAAGGTGTAGCATCCATAAAATGGGTGCGCCCGGTTTTTACAATTTCTGCAAAATCTTGTGATTTTTTTACCAAAGTAGCTCTTAAAAGTTCTAAGCCTGGTAAAGTAATTTCAACCACTTGCTTGTAAGCAGCAATATGCATGGCTGTTGGAAAAGTATCGTTAGATGATTGTGATTTATTTACATCATCATTTGGATGCAACACTTTTTTATCATCATTTAAAGACCCACCGTTTATAACATGTGCTCTGTAAGCGATTACTTCATTAGCATTCATGTTAGACTGCGTACCAGAACCTGTTTGCCAAATCACTAATGGAAACTGATCATCCAATTTACCTTCTAAAATTTCTTCACAAGCTTTTGCAATTAAATCTCTCTTTTCTGTAGAAAGTACACCTAAATCGCAATTAGCCATTGCTGCTGCCTTTTTTAAATAGGCAAAAGCATAGATAATTTCTTTAGGCATAGATGCCTCTGGACCAATTTTGAAGTTGTTTCTTGAGCGTTCTGTTTGTGCTCCCCAGTATTTATCTGCCGGAACTTTAACTTCGCCCATGGTATCATGTTCTATTCTGTATTCCATTTCGCTAATTAATTTTTAAATGCGTTCAAATTTATAATTTTTGTCCGTTTTATATGATATAAACAAACAAATACCCGAATGTTTAAAACTCATTTCTGTTTTCTTTTATATAATTTCTAATTTTCCCTCGTTTACAATTGCGAACCATATTTTTTTTAGATGATACAACGTAGCTTTTTCATAGCCTCTATTTGCGCCATTTTATGCTCTTCCTGCTCTTCTAACACAGAAAACAAGGATAAAGACCCTAAAGTTAGAACTATTGATGATGATAAAACTGATAGCCTTCTTTTAGTTTACGATCAAAAAAAGGAAGATAAATATATTGCCGAGTTTGCCCAAAGACTTCATAAACGCTCTGGTTTTAACGGAAATATACTGGTAGCTAAAAAAGGAAAAATCATTTATCAGAAATCTTTAGGCTGGGCAGATTACCTTCATCGCGATAGCTTAAAAATAAATTCGGTTTTTGAACTGGCTTCTGTTACCAAAACTTTTACCGGCGTAGCCATTATGCAGTTGATAGAACAAGGAAAACTTTCTTTAACTGATGATGTAAAAAAGTTTTATCCAAACTTCCCTTATGATGGCATTAACGTAAAGCTATTACTTACCCACAGAAGCGGTATGATGAATTATGTTTACTTTGTTGATGATATCTGGCGTAAAGAAAAGCGAGACATGAAAAAAGGCATCACCAATGATGAGGTGATGCATATTATTGCAGAACGTAAACCCAACCCTTATACCAAACCCGATAATCGTTTCCATTATAACAACTCTAACTATATGGTTTTAGGCGCTATCATAGAAAAAGTTACAGGTATGAGCTACGCCGATTATATGATGGAAAATGTTTTTAAACCAGCAGGGATGAAAAATACCCACGTATATTCTAAAGCGGTTTATGATAAAATTCCGGTAGATGTTGTTGGGCATGACCGTACTTGGCGCTACTCGGTTGCACAAAATTTCTTAGATGGCCCAGTGGGCGACAAAGGTATTTACAGCACCATTCATGATTTAGTTTTGTACGATAATGCCTTAAAAACTGGCAGATTATTAAGTAAAGAAAGTTTAGACTCGGCCTATACCGGAAGAAATACCCCAGTTAACGGTCATTTTAACTACGGCTACGGCTGGAGAATTTTTGATGGCGATAAAGGCGAAAAAGTAGTTTACCATACCGGATGGTGGCATGGATTTAGACACATCTATGTAAGAGATATTAAAAAAGACATTGTTATTGTTTTGTTAGGCAATTTAACCAATGGCAGCTTGCTACATTTAGATGATTTATACAAACACCTAAAAGTACCTGTGATTAGAAAAAATGCTTATCACGGCAGCGGAAGCCTACCCGGAAGCGATGAAGATTAACATGATTTAAAACATTTCACCCATAAAATTTATTTAATCCTTTAACAAAAGAGCCAACATGTTTGATAAGTTATTTGAAGCACAAAAGAAAGCAGAAGAAGTTAAGAAAAGACTAGAAACCATTAGCGTAACTGGCGAGGCAGAAAACGGTGCTATAAAAGTTATTGCTACTGCTGGTAAAACCATTAAATCTATAGCTATTGCCGATGATTTTTATACATCAACAGATAAAGAGGCTTTAGAAGAATTAATAGCCCTTGCCGTGAATAAAGCTTTAGAACAAGCAGAAAAAATTTCGCAAGCAGAAACTGCCGCCATGACACAAGAAATGCTAGGCAGCATGGGTGGCTTAGGTGCATTAGGCAATCTATTTGGTAAATAAATAAACATTTTATGAAGGTAAATTATTTAGGACACTCTTGCTTTTTACTACAAACAGGAGGAAAGAAAATTTTAATTGATCCATTCATTTCTCCTAATGAATTGGCAAAACATATTGACATCAATACCATTGAATGTGATTATATTTTAATCTCTCACGGCCACGGAGACCATGTAGCTGATGTACAAAGCATAGCGCAAAGAACAGGAGCAAAATTGGTAAGCTCCTATGAAATTGTAGAGTGGTTTGCCAAACAAGGTGTAGCTGGCGGGCATCCATTAAACATAGGCGGTTCTTGGAATTTTGATTTCGGGACGGTTAAAATGACTTATGCCGCACATTCTAACTCTTTACCAGATGGCACTTACGGAGGCACAGCAGGTGGTTTTATCATTAAAACAGAAGGAAAATCTTACTACTACGCTGGCGATACCTCTCTTACCCAAGACATGAAGTTAATTGGCGAGTTTCATGATATTGAACATGCCTTTCTGCCTATAGGCGATAATTTTACTATGGGTGTTGAGGAAGCCACCATTGCTGCAAAGTTTGTAGGCTGCAAAAAAGTTATTGGTATGCATTACGATACTTTTGGCTATATCAAAATAGATAGCGATGCTGCTAAACAAAAATTTACTGATGCCGGGCAAACGCTTACGCTGATGAAAATAAGTTTAAAAGATGAGGATAGTATAGAGATTTAAGTAAATCCCAACTCCATAAAAAAAGCGTATCTCATTAATTTGAAACACGCTTTTTTTTGAATTTTTTTATCCTTCACACAAGGCTTTCCTACTTCATGACCGGCCATCTTGATATTTAAGTGATTGGAAATGTTGAGAGTTAAAATTTTAATGGTCTTATTTTAATTGTTTTTGTCATCTTTAAATATTATTATAATCATTGTTTTTAAGCTCATGAATCAACAATTTTCTGAAATAGTACAACTAATTAGACAATCCCGAAATAACGCTTTAAAAGCTGTTAATACTGAACTGATTAATTTATATTGGAATATTGGAGCTTACATAGCCAAACAAATTGATAATGCAAATTGGGGGCAATCAGTTGTAAAAGAATTAGCTGATTTTATAGCGCATAAAGAACCAGAACTAAAAGGTTTTTCTGATAAAAATCTTTGGAGAATGAAACAGTTTTACGAAGCTTATAAAG
This genomic window contains:
- a CDS encoding helix-turn-helix domain-containing protein translates to MGFFSSVLIIVAVLSLVKVSILLLRKAGDKKANSLLSIFFFIVFLYSLQGFVIEAGYLKDLPWFYVWPLPIYALMHVVIFFYFKCILDKSITWKASYILLFIPFLLALLDVFLFSLKPATEKIAIINDAILNPADRFEKQYGLFALKEHFLIRYTWSLFALALIWIKFMPLLLNKGLEKHQKTTNKWILSFLIVLSAIVFSTFLLVLQNCYPLSLVIIGVHYSKILTVLFVGFILLSALPFYFPNTLYGFFEAKVQLEGLKNDVQALKICKSEDDKIKFGLDIEIFKDKLNKFENEQLYLSQNFDINVLASYLEIPIHHLSYFLNQHYNLSFAAYRNKLRMEHAIKLIQEGFLCESTIEALAWECGFVSRSAFSKTFKAVIGDNPSDYAAKFQLAF
- the hisS gene encoding histidine--tRNA ligase, which codes for MASIKASIPKGTRDFGPVEMIRRNHIYDTIKSVFKKFGYQEIQTPTMENLDTLTGKYGDEGDKLIFKILNSGDYMLKADGLKQKGEELSSKNLLPLISEKALRYDLTVPFARYVVMHQNEIAFPFKRFQIQPVWRADRPQKGRYREFYQCDADVVGSNSLLNEAEFICIYDEALSKLGLTDFTIKINNRKILTGIAELIGKPSQIVDLTVAIDKLDKIGLEGVEKELLSKGFTAEDLQTLKPVILLAGSNEEKLAQLDTILEASDSGLKGIAEIREVFDYLASFKLNKAKIELDLTLARGLNYYTGCIFEVKTNEVAMGSIGGGGRYDDLTGMFGLQNLTGAGISFGADRIYDVLEELNLFPHTTQESTKVLICVFGKEEEKYALPLLASLRAQNIHAELYPFGAKIKKQMQYANDKNIPYVIVIGGDEMQSGKLTFKTMQSGTQEQLSVDEIMKKVMVS
- a CDS encoding low molecular weight protein-tyrosine-phosphatase; translated protein: MKILMVCLGNICRSPLAHGVMEDLVKQKGFKWEIDSAGTGSWHIGCQPDRRSIAVAKANGIDITNQRARQFSSADFETFDLILVMDKQNYRDVIAQAKTPEQEEKVKLFIPDGFVPDPYYNDEEFPLVFDLVYTQCEKLLQELSK
- a CDS encoding fumarate hydratase; its protein translation is MLNFTVGFFNEMMIGYHKSRVLYAVFFISLQACSFNEQVPSAGDAFLQGSWTEDSIPLKNQLVNYEQYQFKFTCDSFYLQINTHSKVNLYGGECYNTDTWREYVKGTYTVVADTLKLNGAFVNQDYKYKPENSCYRFGKFEYDFLMLKKHQDTLQIKSKLQTLPHFIVLKERTSCKL
- the fumC gene encoding class II fumarate hydratase, translated to MEYRIEHDTMGEVKVPADKYWGAQTERSRNNFKIGPEASMPKEIIYAFAYLKKAAAMANCDLGVLSTEKRDLIAKACEEILEGKLDDQFPLVIWQTGSGTQSNMNANEVIAYRAHVINGGSLNDDKKVLHPNDDVNKSQSSNDTFPTAMHIAAYKQVVEITLPGLELLRATLVKKSQDFAEIVKTGRTHFMDATPLTLGQEFSGYAQQLTNSIKTVKQALEAVKELALGGTAVGTGLNTPKGYDVLVAKHIADLTGLPFVTAPNKFEALAAHDAMVELSGALKRAAVSLMKIGNDVRMLSSGPRCGIGEIIIPDNEPGSSIMPGKVNPTQPEALTMVCAQVIGNDVAVSFGGSNGHFELNVFKPVIASNVLQSARLIGDACVSFNNNCAVGIEPNLPEIKKHLENSLMLVTALNPYIGYENAAKIAKKAHKENKTLREAAVELGLLTSEQFTEWVKPEDMVGSLK
- a CDS encoding serine hydrolase domain-containing protein, which produces MIQRSFFIASICAILCSSCSSNTENKDKDPKVRTIDDDKTDSLLLVYDQKKEDKYIAEFAQRLHKRSGFNGNILVAKKGKIIYQKSLGWADYLHRDSLKINSVFELASVTKTFTGVAIMQLIEQGKLSLTDDVKKFYPNFPYDGINVKLLLTHRSGMMNYVYFVDDIWRKEKRDMKKGITNDEVMHIIAERKPNPYTKPDNRFHYNNSNYMVLGAIIEKVTGMSYADYMMENVFKPAGMKNTHVYSKAVYDKIPVDVVGHDRTWRYSVAQNFLDGPVGDKGIYSTIHDLVLYDNALKTGRLLSKESLDSAYTGRNTPVNGHFNYGYGWRIFDGDKGEKVVYHTGWWHGFRHIYVRDIKKDIVIVLLGNLTNGSLLHLDDLYKHLKVPVIRKNAYHGSGSLPGSDED
- a CDS encoding metal-dependent hydrolase translates to MKVNYLGHSCFLLQTGGKKILIDPFISPNELAKHIDINTIECDYILISHGHGDHVADVQSIAQRTGAKLVSSYEIVEWFAKQGVAGGHPLNIGGSWNFDFGTVKMTYAAHSNSLPDGTYGGTAGGFIIKTEGKSYYYAGDTSLTQDMKLIGEFHDIEHAFLPIGDNFTMGVEEATIAAKFVGCKKVIGMHYDTFGYIKIDSDAAKQKFTDAGQTLTLMKISLKDEDSIEI